The following proteins come from a genomic window of Corallococcus sp. NCRR:
- a CDS encoding aldo/keto reductase codes for MTRKEFLAATLSLMVAPPVLGASPKKAKNAPAVPRRKLGRTGQEVSCIGLGGFHIGKQKEEAESIALIRGALDQGINFLDNCWDYNDGKSEERMGKALRDGYRAKAFLMTKIDGRDKKTAAKQIDESLQRLQTDHLDLLQLHEVIRDSDPDRAFAEGGAIEAMKDAQKAGKARFLGFTGHKSPDIHLKMLETAKKHGFRFDTVQMPLNVMDAHFNSFEKRVLPVLVKEGIGVLAMKSMGDPFILDSKTVTAPECLRYNLSLPVSVVITGIDSQERLQQALTAARTFKPLSEKDVQALLARTKDAAQDGAYEKYKTSHHFDGTVQNPQWLG; via the coding sequence ATGACCCGGAAGGAATTCCTCGCCGCGACGCTGTCGCTGATGGTTGCCCCTCCCGTGCTCGGGGCTTCGCCCAAGAAGGCGAAGAACGCGCCCGCCGTGCCTCGCCGCAAGCTGGGGCGCACCGGCCAGGAGGTGTCCTGCATCGGGCTCGGGGGCTTCCACATCGGGAAGCAGAAGGAGGAAGCGGAGAGCATCGCGCTCATCCGCGGCGCGCTGGACCAGGGCATCAACTTCCTGGACAACTGCTGGGACTACAACGACGGCAAGAGCGAGGAGCGCATGGGCAAGGCGCTGCGCGACGGCTACCGCGCCAAGGCCTTCCTCATGACGAAGATCGACGGCCGCGACAAGAAGACCGCCGCGAAGCAGATCGACGAATCCCTCCAGCGCCTCCAGACGGACCACCTGGACCTGCTCCAGCTCCACGAAGTCATCCGCGACAGCGACCCCGACCGCGCCTTCGCCGAAGGCGGCGCCATCGAGGCGATGAAGGACGCCCAGAAGGCCGGCAAGGCGCGCTTCCTGGGCTTCACCGGCCACAAGTCCCCGGACATCCACCTGAAGATGCTGGAGACGGCGAAGAAGCACGGCTTCCGCTTCGACACCGTGCAGATGCCCCTCAACGTGATGGACGCCCACTTCAACAGCTTCGAGAAGCGCGTGCTGCCCGTGCTCGTGAAGGAGGGCATCGGCGTGCTCGCCATGAAGTCCATGGGCGACCCGTTCATCCTCGACAGCAAGACCGTCACCGCGCCCGAGTGCCTCCGCTACAACCTGTCCCTGCCCGTCAGCGTCGTCATCACCGGCATCGACTCGCAGGAGCGGCTCCAGCAGGCGCTGACCGCCGCGCGCACCTTCAAGCCCTTGAGCGAGAAGGACGTCCAGGCCCTGCTCGCCAGGACCAAGGACGCTGCCCAGGACGGCGCCTACGAGAAATACAAGACGAGCCACCACTTCGACGGGACCGTCCAGAATCCCCAATGGCTCGGCTGA
- a CDS encoding glycoside hydrolase family 16 protein, translated as MHRPFRAGLVAAGLLTTLSGCSPEPEAAAPVEAEGYGQTQQGERSYDPGSGWSLSWQDDFTGSALNTGAWNVLTSNWDPVTNNCNFGTGELEFPRAQNVAVANGKLIISAERTADNPTDSRCAGQYRSFYSGRIHTKGKVEGRYGKIVASIKVPPGYGMWPAFWTLGSNIQSAGWPAAGEIDILEWKSTEPTWMKSALHWHNGGNADWGTGASRGVDLSQDFHTYEVEWTANTIVFRLDKDFVSTATFNHNESEFQQNHYLILNLALGGVWYGNPSPASIDLAWGAKKTMEVEWVRWYQPGGSQSLGLTNAGFEQGMTGWTTWSPNGTAAAAFSETYNGGHSGSYHLTHWTSAAAYEAWTYQTKTGLASGNYKLRAWFRKGGTFDFARFQVKNCGSCAPAITNLGAYGNYTLLETPAINVTNGYLEFGLHSKSPAHNGSNFIHMDDVELIKL; from the coding sequence ATGCACCGCCCCTTTCGAGCAGGCCTCGTCGCCGCAGGACTCCTGACCACCCTCTCCGGCTGTTCTCCCGAGCCGGAAGCCGCCGCCCCGGTGGAGGCGGAGGGCTACGGCCAGACGCAGCAGGGCGAGCGCTCGTATGACCCGGGCTCGGGATGGTCGCTGTCCTGGCAAGACGACTTCACGGGCTCGGCGCTGAACACGGGCGCATGGAACGTGCTGACGAGTAACTGGGATCCGGTGACCAACAACTGCAACTTCGGCACGGGTGAGCTGGAGTTCCCGCGCGCGCAGAACGTGGCGGTGGCCAACGGCAAGCTGATCATCTCGGCGGAGCGCACGGCGGACAACCCCACGGACTCGCGCTGCGCGGGGCAGTACCGGTCGTTCTACTCCGGCCGCATCCACACCAAGGGCAAGGTGGAGGGGCGCTACGGGAAGATCGTCGCGAGCATCAAGGTCCCGCCGGGCTACGGCATGTGGCCGGCGTTCTGGACGCTGGGCTCGAACATCCAGAGCGCGGGCTGGCCGGCCGCGGGCGAAATCGACATCCTGGAGTGGAAGTCCACGGAGCCCACGTGGATGAAGTCCGCGCTGCACTGGCACAACGGCGGCAACGCGGACTGGGGCACGGGCGCGAGCCGTGGCGTGGACCTGTCGCAGGACTTCCACACGTATGAAGTGGAGTGGACGGCGAACACCATCGTGTTCCGCCTGGACAAGGACTTCGTGTCCACGGCGACGTTCAACCACAACGAGTCGGAGTTCCAGCAGAACCACTACCTCATCCTGAACCTGGCGCTGGGAGGCGTCTGGTACGGGAACCCGTCGCCGGCCTCCATCGACCTGGCCTGGGGCGCGAAGAAGACGATGGAGGTGGAGTGGGTGCGCTGGTACCAGCCGGGCGGCTCGCAGTCGCTGGGGCTCACCAACGCCGGGTTCGAGCAGGGCATGACGGGCTGGACCACCTGGAGTCCGAACGGCACGGCCGCGGCGGCGTTCTCGGAGACGTACAACGGCGGGCACTCGGGCAGCTACCACCTGACGCACTGGACGTCCGCGGCGGCCTACGAGGCGTGGACGTACCAGACGAAGACGGGCCTGGCGTCCGGCAACTACAAGCTGCGCGCCTGGTTCCGAAAGGGCGGCACGTTCGACTTCGCGCGCTTCCAGGTGAAGAACTGCGGCAGCTGCGCTCCGGCCATCACCAACCTGGGCGCCTACGGCAACTACACGCTGCTGGAGACGCCCGCCATCAACGTCACCAACGGCTACCTGGAGTTCGGCCTGCACAGCAAGTCGCCGGCCCACAACGGCTCCAACTTCATCCACATGGATGACGTGGAGCTGATCAAGCTGTAG
- a CDS encoding polysaccharide deacetylase family protein, with protein sequence MTWMNWTSRALCAAALLCTSPALAASPFAEGMISITLDDGWSTQYTLARPALKSRNIPATYYLVTDAIAQGWGGYMSLAQVQTLKAEGNEIASHTRTHADLTSLTPAQLTSELQDSRTWLQTNVGAMCGKDFASPYGAYNATVMTAMKAEYASHRTINAGRNYRDTVVYELRANDVSSAVTVAQVKGWINQAIAEKSWLIILFHEFTSGTPTRETQYKTTNFTNILNYVQTTGIRTVTVEQGLALTDGLTEAPPSVGTVVYDDAMGSGFQDWSWATHDLDQAVTVHSGSTAVSFEPDYWEALMFHHTGLDLSQYQSVDLWVHGGTTGGQQVRLALYNGGTPLGSMNLETALGHPIAAGTWQKVSIPLSALGATSGTVDDFYVMDDSGSDQGTLYVDDFVLVP encoded by the coding sequence ATGACCTGGATGAATTGGACCTCCCGCGCGCTCTGCGCCGCGGCGCTGCTTTGCACTTCCCCCGCCCTTGCCGCGTCGCCGTTCGCGGAAGGGATGATCTCCATCACGTTGGATGACGGTTGGAGCACGCAGTACACGCTGGCGCGGCCGGCGCTGAAGTCGCGCAACATCCCCGCGACGTACTACCTGGTCACGGACGCCATCGCGCAGGGCTGGGGCGGCTACATGAGCCTCGCGCAGGTGCAGACGCTCAAGGCGGAGGGCAATGAGATCGCCAGCCACACGCGCACGCACGCGGACCTCACGTCGCTGACGCCCGCGCAGTTGACGTCGGAGTTGCAGGACTCGCGCACGTGGCTGCAGACAAACGTGGGGGCGATGTGCGGCAAGGACTTCGCGTCACCCTACGGCGCGTACAACGCGACGGTGATGACGGCGATGAAGGCGGAGTACGCCAGCCACCGCACCATCAACGCGGGCCGCAACTACCGCGACACGGTCGTCTACGAGCTGCGCGCCAACGACGTGTCGAGCGCGGTGACGGTGGCGCAGGTGAAGGGGTGGATCAACCAGGCCATCGCGGAGAAGAGCTGGCTCATCATCCTCTTCCACGAGTTCACCAGCGGCACGCCCACGCGCGAGACGCAGTACAAGACGACGAACTTCACCAACATCCTCAACTACGTGCAGACCACGGGCATCCGCACCGTGACGGTGGAGCAGGGGCTGGCGCTGACGGACGGCCTCACGGAGGCGCCGCCGTCGGTGGGCACGGTTGTCTACGACGACGCCATGGGCAGCGGCTTCCAGGACTGGAGCTGGGCGACGCACGACCTGGACCAGGCCGTCACGGTGCACTCCGGCTCCACGGCGGTGAGCTTCGAGCCGGACTACTGGGAGGCGCTGATGTTCCATCACACGGGGCTGGACCTGTCGCAGTACCAGTCCGTGGACCTCTGGGTACACGGAGGCACGACGGGCGGGCAGCAGGTGCGGCTGGCGCTCTACAACGGCGGCACGCCGCTGGGCAGCATGAACCTGGAGACGGCGCTGGGGCACCCCATCGCGGCGGGCACCTGGCAGAAGGTCTCCATCCCGCTGAGCGCCCTGGGCGCGACGTCCGGCACGGTGGATGACTTCTACGTGATGGATGACTCCGGGTCGGATCAGGGCACGCTGTACGTGGACGACTTCGTCCTGGTGCCGTAG
- a CDS encoding ABC transporter substrate-binding protein has translation MSLFRLPSLLCVVLALAVGCQRPAPPTPEAQARRIVSLSPSVTETLFALGAGSELVGVSDFTVLPPGTPALPKVGTTFAPNFETIAKLKPTLLVDQQVKQAPAESLSALAPLKVLPWTSLQEVVDSVKELGRLSGREPQATALAEKLHQTLSRPAPKDAPRVLLVLGDTAGTLSEVWYMKRASLHGAALEAAGARNAVAEAVTGPPNLSLEGVIALDPDAVLVLISAPSLDAAGQARVLAPWKQLTGLRAAREDRVRLVIGPDVQSTGPAILDVVERLRAALGTLPSTR, from the coding sequence ATGAGTCTCTTCCGCCTCCCCTCCCTGCTGTGCGTGGTGCTCGCGCTCGCGGTGGGCTGCCAGCGTCCCGCGCCCCCTACTCCGGAAGCCCAGGCGCGGCGGATCGTCTCGCTGTCGCCCTCCGTCACGGAGACGCTGTTCGCCCTGGGCGCGGGCTCGGAGCTCGTGGGCGTGTCCGACTTCACCGTCCTGCCCCCGGGTACGCCCGCGCTGCCGAAGGTGGGCACCACGTTCGCGCCGAACTTCGAGACCATCGCGAAGCTCAAGCCCACGCTGCTCGTGGATCAGCAGGTGAAGCAGGCCCCCGCGGAGTCGCTCTCCGCGCTCGCGCCGCTGAAGGTGCTGCCCTGGACGTCGCTCCAGGAGGTGGTCGACAGCGTGAAGGAGCTGGGCCGGCTGAGCGGCCGCGAGCCCCAGGCCACCGCGCTCGCGGAGAAGCTGCACCAGACGCTGTCGCGCCCCGCGCCGAAGGATGCCCCCCGCGTGCTGCTGGTGCTGGGCGACACGGCGGGCACGCTGTCGGAGGTCTGGTACATGAAGCGCGCGTCGCTGCACGGCGCGGCGCTGGAGGCGGCGGGGGCTCGCAACGCCGTCGCGGAGGCCGTCACCGGGCCTCCCAACCTGTCGCTGGAGGGCGTCATCGCGTTGGATCCGGACGCGGTGCTGGTGCTGATCAGCGCACCGTCCCTGGACGCCGCGGGGCAGGCGCGGGTCCTGGCCCCATGGAAGCAGCTCACCGGCCTGCGCGCGGCGCGGGAGGACCGGGTGCGGCTGGTCATCGGGCCCGACGTGCAGTCCACCGGGCCCGCCATCCTCGATGTCGTCGAGCGGCTCCGCGCCGCCCTGGGCACCCTGCCCTCCACGCGATGA
- a CDS encoding ABC transporter ATP-binding protein codes for MTAGLTLDAVTVRARGRTLLDSVSLRVAPGEFVAIVGPNGAGKSTLLRVALGLLRPDAGHAFMDGEDVSGLAPRERAARLAWLPQRLEAAEPITALEQVVSARYRFPESRRASEAAAHQALAEAGAQSFALRPITELSGGERQRVAVAGLLAQETPLVLLDEPANFLDPAQQLELYARMGHLWRAGRGILCVTHDVNVLSHAQAPGTRAPRVVGLSQGRVAFERSLDAADLGDQLGELFGVRMHGMIVEGHRVFVGLPRSGGAP; via the coding sequence ATGACGGCCGGGCTGACGCTGGACGCGGTGACGGTGCGGGCGCGGGGGCGGACGCTGCTGGACAGCGTGTCCCTGCGCGTGGCCCCCGGTGAGTTCGTGGCCATCGTCGGGCCCAACGGCGCGGGCAAGTCCACGCTCCTGCGCGTGGCGCTGGGCCTGCTGCGTCCGGATGCCGGGCACGCGTTCATGGACGGGGAGGACGTGTCGGGCCTCGCCCCCCGGGAGCGCGCGGCGCGGCTCGCGTGGCTGCCCCAGCGGCTGGAGGCGGCGGAGCCCATCACCGCGCTGGAGCAGGTCGTCTCCGCGCGCTACCGCTTCCCCGAATCCCGCCGGGCCTCCGAGGCAGCCGCGCACCAGGCACTGGCGGAAGCAGGCGCGCAGTCCTTCGCCCTGCGCCCCATCACGGAGCTGTCCGGCGGCGAGCGGCAGCGTGTGGCGGTCGCGGGGCTGCTCGCGCAGGAGACCCCGCTGGTGCTGCTGGACGAGCCCGCCAACTTCCTGGACCCCGCGCAGCAATTGGAGCTGTACGCGCGCATGGGCCACCTCTGGCGCGCGGGACGCGGCATCCTCTGCGTCACCCACGACGTCAACGTGCTCTCCCACGCGCAGGCCCCGGGCACGCGCGCTCCCCGCGTCGTGGGCCTGTCCCAGGGCCGCGTGGCCTTCGAGCGAAGCCTCGACGCCGCCGATCTGGGCGACCAGCTGGGCGAGCTGTTCGGCGTGCGCATGCACGGGATGATCGTGGAAGGCCACCGCGTCTTCGTGGGCCTGCCCCGGAGCGGAGGTGCTCCGTGA
- a CDS encoding FecCD family ABC transporter permease — protein MKVKAWILVAVCAAACAVAPFIGPGLSPDSSDFVFWQLRVPRTLMAMLVGGTLSLVGAVYQSLFANPLAAPSTVGTTAGATLGALVAIILGARLAPEGRPLVTAAAFVGALGVSLVVAAIAAGRRVRMNDVVLAGIACSMAAGAISTGLQFTADSAELMAAMRWSLGHLPQVGYSGVLLLTPFAAVTVVGLLALTRALEVFIAGEEHAESQGVPVRRVRTVAIGLGALGVAACVAWCGPIAFVELIVPHLVRRTLGVSRRVLLPGSVVVGAAFLALCDASARMILPGRELPVGVVTAALGAPLLVSLLARARS, from the coding sequence GTGAAGGTGAAGGCCTGGATCCTCGTGGCGGTCTGCGCGGCCGCGTGCGCGGTGGCGCCGTTCATCGGCCCGGGGCTCTCTCCGGACTCGTCGGACTTCGTCTTCTGGCAGTTGCGCGTGCCCCGCACGCTGATGGCCATGCTGGTGGGCGGCACGCTGTCGCTGGTGGGCGCGGTGTACCAGTCCCTCTTCGCCAACCCGCTCGCCGCGCCCAGCACCGTGGGCACCACCGCGGGGGCGACCCTGGGCGCGCTGGTGGCCATCATCCTGGGCGCGCGGCTGGCGCCGGAGGGCCGGCCGCTCGTCACCGCCGCGGCCTTCGTCGGGGCGCTGGGCGTCAGCCTGGTGGTGGCCGCCATCGCCGCGGGCCGCCGCGTGCGGATGAACGACGTGGTGCTCGCGGGCATCGCCTGCTCCATGGCGGCGGGCGCCATCTCCACCGGACTGCAGTTCACCGCGGACTCCGCCGAGCTCATGGCCGCCATGCGCTGGTCCCTGGGCCACCTGCCGCAGGTGGGCTACTCCGGCGTGCTGCTGCTCACCCCGTTCGCGGCCGTCACCGTGGTGGGGCTGCTTGCCCTCACCCGCGCGCTGGAGGTCTTCATCGCGGGCGAGGAACACGCCGAGTCCCAGGGCGTCCCCGTCCGCCGCGTCCGCACGGTGGCCATTGGACTGGGGGCGCTGGGCGTCGCCGCCTGCGTCGCGTGGTGCGGCCCCATCGCCTTCGTGGAGCTCATCGTCCCGCACCTGGTGCGCCGGACGCTCGGTGTGAGTCGCCGGGTGCTGCTGCCCGGGTCCGTGGTGGTGGGGGCCGCGTTCCTCGCGTTGTGCGATGCGTCGGCGCGGATGATCCTCCCCGGGCGTGAATTGCCCGTGGGAGTGGTGACGGCCGCCCTGGGCGCGCCCCTGCTCGTCTCCCTGCTCGCGCGCGCACGCTCCTGA
- a CDS encoding tetratricopeptide repeat protein produces the protein MKRLGSVGLMLGVLTLGGSFGCADEKEEKAKEHRVKGTNFLADKNYAEAVKEYEESLKIDPTQEKVWEKKAFAHMQAGQTDQAAQAALKLVDFAKTPQDKAEAYRNVAAMYAKNGPLEKAEQYFQECLKINPKDTDALSWIAEVHSQRGGARSMSAPANPAELDLALKTYDQVIAINPDSANTYLNKRIVMFKYIEHEKALQQAAEQEAIEAATPPKPEKGKKAVVDPAAAERVAAAKASAAAHAKRIEELTAQANEATKQFGEATKRAKAAQASGATK, from the coding sequence ATGAAGCGACTGGGTAGCGTGGGTTTGATGCTGGGTGTGCTGACCCTGGGCGGTTCCTTCGGCTGCGCGGATGAGAAGGAAGAGAAGGCCAAGGAGCACCGGGTCAAGGGCACCAACTTCCTCGCCGACAAGAACTACGCGGAGGCGGTGAAGGAGTACGAGGAGTCGCTGAAGATCGACCCGACCCAGGAGAAGGTCTGGGAGAAGAAGGCCTTCGCGCACATGCAGGCGGGCCAGACGGACCAGGCCGCGCAGGCCGCGCTGAAGCTGGTGGACTTCGCGAAGACGCCCCAGGACAAGGCCGAGGCCTACCGCAACGTCGCGGCGATGTACGCGAAGAACGGCCCGCTGGAGAAGGCGGAGCAGTACTTCCAGGAGTGCCTGAAGATCAACCCGAAGGACACCGACGCGCTCAGCTGGATCGCGGAGGTGCACTCGCAGCGCGGTGGCGCCCGCTCCATGTCCGCGCCCGCGAACCCCGCGGAGCTGGACCTGGCGCTGAAGACCTATGATCAGGTCATCGCCATCAACCCGGACTCGGCCAACACGTACCTGAACAAGCGCATCGTGATGTTCAAGTACATCGAGCACGAGAAGGCGCTGCAGCAGGCCGCGGAGCAGGAGGCCATCGAGGCCGCCACGCCGCCCAAGCCGGAGAAGGGCAAGAAGGCCGTCGTGGATCCGGCCGCCGCGGAGCGCGTCGCCGCCGCCAAGGCCAGCGCCGCCGCTCACGCCAAGCGGATTGAAGAGCTGACGGCCCAGGCCAACGAGGCGACCAAGCAGTTCGGCGAGGCGACCAAGCGCGCCAAGGCCGCGCAGGCCTCCGGCGCCACCAAGTAG
- a CDS encoding DUF3185 family protein yields MGAVRIVGLMLAVAGAVLLFTGLKARDSLTERATELITGRNTEQTTLYVAGGGAALVGGVLLALFGGGRGRR; encoded by the coding sequence GTGGGTGCTGTGCGAATCGTGGGGTTGATGCTCGCGGTGGCGGGCGCAGTGCTGCTGTTCACCGGGCTCAAGGCGCGGGACTCGCTCACGGAGCGCGCCACGGAGCTCATCACCGGCCGTAACACCGAGCAGACCACGCTCTACGTCGCGGGCGGTGGCGCCGCGCTGGTGGGCGGCGTGCTGCTGGCCCTCTTCGGGGGAGGACGAGGCCGGCGTTAG
- the rnr gene encoding ribonuclease R — MSLSQDHIRQLLADADHPLGVKELLRVAGLNPGQQTDLKRALRELVRAGVIVKDGKRFRLEGPRTPRAPEAGFESRRDASAPPFKKRGPAPGSGREERRGGFRDERPGFRGGGDFRRSLQRGSRDDRFEESGQPAVEGILHMHRDGFGFVHPVSGEGENIFLPPGEAQRALDNDRVLVEVAGRPGRFEGRLVRVISRRRELAVGTYVAQGRHSLVMTTDTSLPGPIRVPPTQMARDGDLVKVRLGVGADLLEPGQGLFGEVAGSLGRPGDPSAEVLGSAFAHGFNDEFPPEVMDEADAFAVKVTEAEATEGNRRDLREMPLITIDGEDARDFDDAVYAEPRAGGWRLVVAIADVSHYVKERTALDAEALNRATSVYLPDRVLPMLPERLSNGICSLRPDEDRLCMVADMTFDRHGQRRSHELYPAVMRSVARCTYNEVQDVLDGKDVPHRNFLKPQFEQLMALARALMGMRKARGAIDFDVPEHKVVLGEDGVPLRMEKRERKDSHRLIEECMLAANEAVATYFQDEGLPTVYRFHGEPDPQKLAAFAVLAEAYGFQLDVENGVSSKELDAFITQLEGHPEQRALNQLLLRSMMQAVYTATRVGHYGLAAENYLHFTSPIRRYPDLLVHRILKAVWARKGKKPSDAQLDREEERLEGMAQQCSERERAAMTVEREVVAFYAALMMKDRVGEEFDATVAGIAEFGFFVELDEVHVEGLVKGESLGPGSKLDKRTHSLVYPNGRRVRVGQKLRVRLLSANTTARKIDFEALQFQDEAPLQRTGGARPQARPREYVNEAPGRHKGGRPGRGEREAAKTGRTPSRKPAGADEAADAAQWRSLGEAEETPFGVKKAWEPPTPEEAATVEAATVSGYGDEVLGEAPAAHRPRGRFSREGRREEAAPSRDKARFLRSRTEEAPAPKAEPAAPAKGKRKVIRPSLPATDEGIESITAHRDDLAGADRFGDEAGQEAKGSREAQGAERSGDEAVRGTKRSREAQGADRLGDEAVGGARRSREDWDAERSGDEAASHAKPSREAFTPPSFDSDDNAPAASPHPGFDRIRALAAQRGQLSTGAAPGRAGASKKVRKAAPGAKAKPSKKSAPKKAGGSKGAGNKAGRSAPGKRKR, encoded by the coding sequence GTGAGCCTCTCCCAAGACCACATCCGACAGCTGCTCGCCGACGCCGATCACCCCCTGGGCGTGAAGGAGCTCCTTCGCGTCGCGGGGCTGAACCCCGGACAGCAGACCGACCTCAAGCGCGCCCTGCGCGAACTGGTGCGCGCGGGCGTCATCGTCAAGGACGGCAAGCGCTTCCGCCTGGAAGGCCCGCGCACGCCCCGGGCGCCCGAAGCCGGCTTCGAATCCCGCCGGGACGCGTCCGCTCCGCCCTTCAAGAAGCGGGGCCCCGCGCCGGGCAGCGGGCGGGAGGAGCGCCGGGGCGGCTTCCGCGACGAGCGTCCGGGCTTCCGTGGCGGCGGTGACTTCCGGCGCTCGCTCCAGCGCGGCTCCCGGGACGACCGCTTCGAGGAGTCCGGACAGCCCGCGGTGGAGGGCATCCTCCACATGCACCGGGACGGCTTCGGCTTCGTGCACCCGGTCTCGGGCGAGGGCGAGAACATCTTCCTGCCGCCCGGCGAGGCGCAGCGGGCGCTCGACAACGACCGCGTCCTCGTGGAGGTGGCGGGGCGGCCGGGCCGCTTCGAGGGCCGGCTGGTGCGGGTCATCAGCCGGCGGCGTGAGCTGGCGGTGGGCACGTACGTGGCGCAGGGCCGGCACTCGCTGGTGATGACCACGGACACGAGCCTGCCGGGCCCCATCCGCGTGCCGCCGACGCAGATGGCGCGCGACGGCGACCTGGTGAAGGTCCGGCTGGGCGTGGGCGCGGACCTGCTGGAGCCCGGGCAGGGGCTGTTCGGTGAAGTGGCCGGTTCGCTGGGCCGGCCGGGTGACCCGAGCGCGGAGGTGCTGGGGTCCGCCTTCGCGCATGGCTTCAACGACGAGTTCCCGCCGGAGGTGATGGACGAGGCGGACGCGTTCGCGGTGAAGGTGACGGAAGCGGAGGCCACGGAGGGAAACCGCCGCGACCTGCGCGAGATGCCGCTCATCACCATCGACGGCGAGGACGCGCGCGACTTCGACGACGCCGTCTACGCGGAGCCGCGGGCCGGAGGTTGGCGGCTGGTGGTGGCCATCGCGGACGTGTCGCACTACGTGAAGGAGCGCACCGCGCTGGACGCGGAGGCGCTCAACCGCGCGACGTCGGTGTACCTGCCGGACCGCGTGCTGCCCATGCTGCCGGAGCGGCTGTCCAACGGCATCTGCTCGCTGCGTCCGGACGAAGACCGGCTGTGCATGGTGGCGGACATGACGTTCGACCGTCACGGCCAGCGGCGCTCGCACGAGCTGTACCCGGCGGTGATGCGCAGCGTGGCGCGCTGCACGTACAACGAGGTGCAGGACGTCCTGGACGGCAAGGACGTGCCGCACCGCAATTTCCTCAAGCCCCAGTTCGAGCAGTTGATGGCGCTGGCGCGCGCGCTGATGGGCATGCGCAAGGCGCGAGGCGCCATCGACTTCGACGTGCCGGAGCACAAGGTGGTGCTGGGCGAGGACGGCGTGCCGCTGCGCATGGAGAAGCGCGAGCGCAAGGACAGCCACCGGCTCATCGAGGAGTGCATGCTGGCCGCCAACGAGGCGGTGGCCACGTACTTCCAGGACGAGGGCCTGCCCACGGTGTACCGGTTCCACGGCGAGCCGGACCCGCAGAAGCTGGCGGCGTTCGCGGTGCTGGCGGAGGCGTACGGCTTCCAACTCGACGTGGAGAACGGCGTCTCGTCCAAGGAGCTGGACGCGTTCATCACGCAGCTGGAGGGACACCCGGAGCAGCGGGCGCTGAACCAGCTGCTGCTGCGCTCCATGATGCAGGCCGTGTACACGGCGACGCGCGTGGGCCACTACGGCCTGGCGGCGGAGAACTACCTGCACTTCACGTCGCCCATCCGGCGGTATCCCGACCTGCTGGTGCACCGCATCCTGAAGGCGGTGTGGGCGCGCAAGGGCAAGAAGCCCTCGGATGCGCAGCTGGACCGTGAGGAGGAGCGGCTGGAGGGCATGGCGCAGCAGTGCTCGGAGCGCGAGCGCGCGGCCATGACGGTGGAGCGCGAGGTGGTGGCGTTCTACGCGGCCCTGATGATGAAGGACCGCGTGGGCGAGGAGTTCGACGCGACGGTGGCGGGCATCGCCGAGTTCGGCTTCTTCGTGGAACTGGACGAGGTCCACGTCGAGGGCCTGGTGAAGGGCGAGTCGCTGGGGCCGGGCTCCAAGCTGGACAAGCGCACGCACTCGCTCGTGTATCCGAATGGCCGGCGCGTGCGCGTGGGGCAGAAGCTGCGCGTGCGGCTGCTGTCCGCGAACACCACGGCGAGGAAGATCGACTTCGAGGCGCTCCAGTTCCAGGACGAGGCACCGCTCCAGCGGACCGGCGGCGCACGTCCGCAGGCGCGCCCTCGCGAGTACGTGAACGAGGCGCCGGGCCGTCACAAGGGTGGCAGGCCCGGACGCGGTGAGCGCGAGGCCGCGAAGACGGGCCGCACGCCGTCGCGCAAGCCCGCCGGGGCGGATGAGGCCGCGGACGCGGCGCAGTGGCGGTCGCTTGGGGAGGCGGAGGAGACTCCGTTCGGCGTGAAGAAGGCGTGGGAGCCGCCCACGCCCGAGGAGGCCGCCACGGTGGAGGCCGCGACGGTCTCCGGATACGGCGATGAGGTCCTGGGAGAAGCGCCGGCCGCGCATCGTCCGCGAGGACGGTTCAGCCGGGAAGGGCGCCGCGAAGAGGCCGCGCCCTCGCGTGACAAGGCCCGCTTCCTGCGTTCCCGCACGGAAGAGGCCCCCGCGCCCAAGGCGGAGCCCGCGGCCCCAGCCAAGGGCAAGCGCAAGGTCATCCGTCCCTCGCTCCCCGCGACCGATGAGGGCATCGAGTCCATCACGGCGCACCGCGACGACCTTGCCGGCGCGGACCGCTTCGGTGACGAGGCCGGGCAGGAAGCGAAGGGCTCCCGTGAGGCCCAGGGCGCGGAGCGTTCGGGCGACGAGGCCGTGCGCGGGACGAAGCGCTCCCGTGAGGCCCAGGGCGCGGACCGCCTCGGCGACGAGGCCGTGGGCGGGGCGAGGCGCTCCCGTGAGGATTGGGACGCGGAGCGTTCGGGCGATGAGGCGGCTTCCCACGCGAAGCCCTCTCGCGAGGCCTTCACGCCGCCCTCGTTCGACTCCGATGACAACGCCCCGGCCGCTTCACCGCACCCGGGCTTCGACCGGATCCGCGCGCTGGCCGCGCAGCGGGGCCAACTCTCCACGGGGGCGGCTCCGGGCCGCGCGGGCGCGTCCAAGAAGGTCCGCAAGGCGGCCCCTGGCGCGAAGGCGAAGCCCTCGAAGAAGTCCGCGCCGAAGAAGGCCGGCGGCTCGAAGGGCGCGGGCAACAAGGCGGGGCGGAGCGCCCCGGGCAAGCGCAAGCGCTGA